A genomic region of Rhipicephalus sanguineus isolate Rsan-2018 chromosome 1, BIME_Rsan_1.4, whole genome shotgun sequence contains the following coding sequences:
- the LOC119397423 gene encoding uncharacterized protein LOC119397423, which translates to MSTLEYRDSPHRSPQETLYEYCWCRNVAKEVHSLKSACCDALVRDACVLLRVLPSLPVTFIPNLLARAVEDGRDRAAQLLVSFWPDSSLDLPAVVGGTCPIIHHPKRVVATTAIVRAFVELSLKGDKDDLCSLNVTGFQVGPELLEFVERKMAVFSRKETWTSPRRLMCDFFIGEPHSFDVFTSLLRHRLSKKVLLFEIRNLEVEGVGETRLLQLLEMLDSDALTGLSVAYNSLQNQGLLRISEQLRRFRGLIALDLSSNGVRRGDVRHYDYLSDTVRVMPQLRRLNIKSCRIGGYLNTLLARCSREITHLDLSACGLRQQDLRVIGHFHNLTSLLLSDNNFFNMVAELISVLLVLERLQVMHLSNCELRADGFSVLWESLRVSGSHLRSLDLTWNKLSEDNLAVIVGDVEAGWLPHLVHLLLPIPSNPSPAYFELIKRLEAVNPHLKVQPDLV; encoded by the coding sequence ATGTCTACGCTAGAATACCGAGACTCTCCGCACCGATCACCGCAGGAGACGCTTTACGAGTACTGCTGGTGTCGTAATGTCGCCAAAGAAGTGCACAGCTTGAAAAGCGCATGCTGCGACGCGCTCGTTCGAGATGCCTGTGTCCTGCTTCGCGTCCTGCCATCCCTGCCAGTCACTTTCATTCCCAATCTTCTTGCGAGAGCCGTGGAAGATGGACGGGATAGGGCTGCGCAACTTTTGGTCTCTTTTTGGCCCGATAGCTCGCTCGATCTGCCGGCCGTTGTCGGTGGGACCTGTCCTATAATTCACCACCCAAAGCGCGTTGTGGCGACGACAGCTATCGTGCGTGCTTTTGTAGAGCTTTCACTGAAAGGAGACAAAGATGATCTGTGCTCTCTGAACGTCACAGGTTTCCAGGTGGGTCctgagctgttggaatttgtcgAGCGTAAGATGGCTGTCTTCTCGAGGAAGGAGACTTGGACCAGTCCGCGCCGTCTAATGTGCGACTTCTTCATTGGTGAACCGCACTCGTTTGATGTCTTCACCTCCCTTTTGCGGCACCGACTGAGCAAGAAGGTGCTGCTGTTTGAAATTCGCAACCTGGAGGTCGAAGGCGTCGGTGAAACGAGGCTGCTGCAGCTCCTTGAAATGCTCGACTCGGACGCGCTCACCGGGCTCAGCGTGGCGTACAACTCGCTTCAGAATCAAGGGTTGCTGCGGATATCGGAACAGCTTCGGCGCTTCCGTGGGCTCATCGCACTCGATCTATCGTCCAATGGCGTACGCCGAGGAGACGTAAGGCACTACGACTACCTTTCGGACACCGTTCGTGTTATGCCTCAGCTCCGGCGACTCAACATCAAAAGCTGTCGCATCGGTGGCTACTTGAACACGCTTCTGGCTCGCTGCTCGCGAGAGATCACTCACTTGGACCTGAGCGCTTGCGGCCTGCGACAACAGGACCTCAGGGTTATTGGCCACTTTCACAATCTTACGAGTCTGTTGCTGTCGGACAACAACTTCTTCAACATGGTTGCAGAACTGATTAGCGTGCTGCTTGTGTTAGAACGCCTGCAAGTTATGCATCTGTCCAACTGCGAACTTCGAGCGGACGGCTTTAGTGTTCTATGGGAGTCACTGAGGGTTTCAGGCAGCCATTTGCGCTCGCTCGACCTTACATGGAACAAACTCTCAGAGGACAACCTTGCAGTAATTGTAGGTGACGTTGAAGCTGGTTGGCTGCCTCATTTAGTTCATTTGTTGCTTCCTATTCCAAGCAATCCTAGCCCTGCCTACTTTGAGCTTATCAAGCGCTTGGAAGCAGTGAACCCACACCTTAAGGTGCAACCTGACCTAGTCTGA